The nucleotide sequence TCTAGCGCCTCATTGAGAAGTTTTTCAAGCTCACTTGATGACAGATCCTCTATGTTTTTATTTTCTGATTTACCTACTTCTCTCTCTACAATCTCATCCTCAAATTCATCTGTGAGAACTATACCTGCTTCAGTTAGAATGCTTTCGTTAGTAAAGAAATCAACATTGAATCTTAATCCTATGGCTATTGCATCAGAAGGTCTTGAGTCGATTTCAAATACTTTACCTTCATGCTCACAGATAATTCTGGCAAAGAATACCCCTTCCTTTAAATCTGAGATGTATATTTCTTTGATTTCAATTTCGAAATTATGAGAAAAAGTTTTGAAAAGATCATGCGTCATAGGTCGATTTGGAACAATCTTCTCTATTTCAATCGCAATTGCCTGAGCTTCAAACATACCTATGATGATTGGAAGTCGTCTATTTCCTCCAGTCTCTCCTAGAACTAATGCAAAGGAGCCTGATTGGGATTGGCTAGAAGACAATCCTAAAATCTCCAATTTTATCTTATCATTGGCCATTAACCCTGTGCCTTCTTAATTGCTTCAGTAAGTTTTGGAAGTACATCGAAGGCATCACCAACAACTCCATAGTCAGCCGCTTTGAAAAATGGAGCTTCTGAATCCTTGTTGATTACCAAAATGTACTTTGAGGAGTTTACACCAGCTAAGTGCTGAATAGCTCCTGAAATCCCTACAGCTATGTATAGTGAAGGACTTACTTTAATACCTGTCTGTCCCACATGCTCGTGATGAGGCCTCCAATCCATATCCGATACAGGTTTACTACAGCCAGTAGCAGCTCCAAGTGTCTTTGCCAGATCTTCTATCATTCCCCAGTTCTCTGGGCCTTTGAGTCCTCTACCTCCTGAAACAACTAAATCCGCTTCTGGTAAAAGAATATCTCCTTCCGCTTTTTCTACCTTGGTCGTTTTTACTGTAAAATCACCATCACTTATGTTTGGTGAAAATCCAACTACTTCTGCAGATCCGCCATCTTCTTTAATAGCGATCGCATTTTTCTTGATAATGATAATTTTCTTATCTCCCTCAAGGTTGGTATTCGCGAATGCCTTTCCTGTATAAATACTTTTCTTAACTGCATACCCACTTGATGTGTCAGGTAAATCGGACACATTTGAAGCCAACGCAGCATCTACTTTAATGGATACTCTTGCTGAAACTGGATCTCCCAAAGAGCTTTTAGCTAAGACCAAGAGGTCTGCGTTTTCCTGATTCATAGCCTCTGCTATAGCCGACGCATAAGCCATAATGTTAGGTGAAGATAATTTCTCATCTGTCACATTCAATACCTTCCCAGCTCCTGCTTTTCCTATTTCATCAATGTCTGAAACATTGCCAAAAACTATAGCAGTGACATCACCTGCCACTGCGTGAGCATAACTTACAGCTTCAAGTGATGATTTCTTTACTTTTCCTTCGTCCGTTTCTACAAATGCTAATGCTGCCATATTATATCACTTTTGCTTCGTTCTTCAATAAATTCACCAATTCATCCATATTATCTGGATCTACCAATTTAACGTCTCCTTTTGCTGGAGGTAGTTCAAACTTACTAACCTTAGTCTTAGCTGAATCTCCAGTTGGGTCTTTCACCTCTAGGGGCTTAGTTCTTGCGCTCATAATTCCTCTCATATTTGGAATCTTCCATTCAGCTATTGGCTCTTGGCACCCAGCCACGAAAGGTAGTGGCAATTCCATATATTCTTTTCCTCCTTCTATCTCTCTCGATATTTTAGCTGTGGTTCCTTCAATATCTAACGTCATAACTGGTGACAAGGAAGGTATTCCTAGAAGCTCACCTACCATACTATGAACCTGACCCCCATTGAAATCGATAGATTCTCTTCCCATCAGGATTAAATCATATCCGCCATCCTTTGCTATGGAGGCAATCTGTTTTGCTACGAACAAAGCATCTTCTGGAAATGCATTAACTCTGATAGCATCATCCGCTCCTATAGCCAACGCCTTTCTTATAGTCGGTTCTGTTTCTGCCTCTCCTACATTCAGGACTGTAATACTTCCTCCGCTTTGCTCTTTCAACTCTACAGCCCTTGCAAGAGCATAATCATCATAGGGTCCGATGATAAATTGAACACCATTTTTGTCAAACTTCGTATCATCATCGGTAAATCCTATACGAGATGTAGTATCAGGCACATGCGTTATACAAACTAATATTTTCATTTATTAAATCGAGTGTTTTTAGAAGAAACAAGCGAGAAGCGAAACAGTTCAACCCCTCTGATTTTCGAACCTCGAAGTTAGCAATTATGTCGAATTTGGGAAGACTGAATCTATGCTTTTCATAAAATCAGCAAATGATTTATTACGAAACATGAAATACTTAATCAAAAACGCTCAATACAATTATTATTCCTGATAATGGTTTTATAATTCCAAATTATATTTTAAATTCATTATTAAGAACCAAATATTAATTATTATGAGAAGATTAAAAACGCTGGGCTTCTATGCCCTAGCTATGATCATACTATGGTCATGTCAAGAAAGTGAAACACAAACTCCGGAGTTAGATGATGTTCCTCCTGAGGTATTGGCTAAAATTTCTGCATTAGGATTTAATGCAGATGAAGTAAAAATGTATGACGATCAGTTGTTTATTGAAGGTGATATTTTAATCTCCCTTGAGCAATTGAATCA is from Marinobacter alexandrii and encodes:
- a CDS encoding electron transfer flavoprotein subunit beta/FixA family protein; this translates as MKILVCITHVPDTTSRIGFTDDDTKFDKNGVQFIIGPYDDYALARAVELKEQSGGSITVLNVGEAETEPTIRKALAIGADDAIRVNAFPEDALFVAKQIASIAKDGGYDLILMGRESIDFNGGQVHSMVGELLGIPSLSPVMTLDIEGTTAKISREIEGGKEYMELPLPFVAGCQEPIAEWKIPNMRGIMSARTKPLEVKDPTGDSAKTKVSKFELPPAKGDVKLVDPDNMDELVNLLKNEAKVI
- a CDS encoding electron transfer flavoprotein subunit alpha/FixB family protein — protein: MAALAFVETDEGKVKKSSLEAVSYAHAVAGDVTAIVFGNVSDIDEIGKAGAGKVLNVTDEKLSSPNIMAYASAIAEAMNQENADLLVLAKSSLGDPVSARVSIKVDAALASNVSDLPDTSSGYAVKKSIYTGKAFANTNLEGDKKIIIIKKNAIAIKEDGGSAEVVGFSPNISDGDFTVKTTKVEKAEGDILLPEADLVVSGGRGLKGPENWGMIEDLAKTLGAATGCSKPVSDMDWRPHHEHVGQTGIKVSPSLYIAVGISGAIQHLAGVNSSKYILVINKDSEAPFFKAADYGVVGDAFDVLPKLTEAIKKAQG
- a CDS encoding bifunctional nuclease family protein codes for the protein MANDKIKLEILGLSSSQSQSGSFALVLGETGGNRRLPIIIGMFEAQAIAIEIEKIVPNRPMTHDLFKTFSHNFEIEIKEIYISDLKEGVFFARIICEHEGKVFEIDSRPSDAIAIGLRFNVDFFTNESILTEAGIVLTDEFEDEIVEREVGKSENKNIEDLSSSELEKLLNEALDKEDYEKAAHIRDVLNKRN